A genomic stretch from Macaca nemestrina isolate mMacNem1 chromosome 16, mMacNem.hap1, whole genome shotgun sequence includes:
- the LOC139359249 gene encoding synapsin-1-like translates to MRGGAGVSPRVWAPRTGRARGPQPTPASAPVSNLQEREDLAFSKLPKATQGPRGPGQPGRTREAKRAPAVSARHQPRRQFGLQKSQRRRRPPRGGPAPAHPTASPGPAESPLPSAPPVAPRGSRPLPPLRSDCLVREMPPSARGRGPRPEGTRRRARILPAPSRLAAALSRATESGALPARGRPARLTYQE, encoded by the exons ATGCGTGGAGGGGCGGGGGTGTCCCCACGCGTCTGGGCCCCACGGACAGGGAGGGCACGCGGGCCGCAGCCAACTCCGGCTTCCGCTCCG GTCTCCAACCTACAAGAACGTGAAGACTTGGCTTTCTCTAAACTCCCGAAAGCGACCCAAGGTCCGCGGGGACCCGGGCAGCCAGGCAGGACGCGCGAGGCGAAGCGGGCGCCCGCAGTCAGCGCGCGGCACCAGCCCCGACGACAGTTTGGACTTCAAAAGTCGCAGCGCCGCCGCCGTCCTCCCCGCGGTGGCCCCGCCCCGGCCCACCCCACCGCCAGCCCGGGGCCGGCCGAGTCGCCGCTTCCGTCCGCCCCTCCCGTGGCTCCCCGGGGCTCCCGGCCGCTGCCGCCTCTGCGGTCAGACTGTCTGGTCCGGGAGATGCCACCGTCCGCCAGGGGCCGCGGCCCGCGCCCCGAAGGGACGCGCCGCCGTGCACGCATCCTTCCCGCACCCTCCCGCCTGGCCGCTGCCCTCTCGCGGGCCACTGAGAGCGGCGCCCTCCCTGCTCGCGGCCGCCCGGCCCGCTTGACATACCAAGAATAG